In Caloenas nicobarica isolate bCalNic1 chromosome 5, bCalNic1.hap1, whole genome shotgun sequence, a single genomic region encodes these proteins:
- the KIF18A gene encoding kinesin-like protein KIF18A, with product MFAAKEEDVCNHVKVVVRVRPESQKEKDGNFSKVVHVVDQHILVFDPKEEEVSFFHGKKLTHRDINKRKNKDLKFVFDAVFDESSSQVEVFEHTTKNVIDGFLNGYNCTVLAYGATGAGKTHTMLGSPEDPGVMYLTMMALYNCMDQIKEDKICNLAVSYLEVYNEQIRDLLVNSGPLAVREDTQKGVVVQGLTLHQPKSAEEILQMLDYGNKNRTQHPTDVNASSSRSHAVFQIYLRQQDKTASINQNVRIAKMSLIDLAGSERASATNAKGARFREGTNINRSLLALGNVINALADPKSKKQHIPYRNSKLTRLLKDSLGGNCRTIMIAAVSPSFMFYDDTYNTLKYANRAKDIKSSLKSNVVSVDSHISQYVKICNEQKKEILMLKEKLREYEEKQASIPENSNAAVLANNQQVEIERYKEILRNVFANREEIRKEYLKLESQLKENTLKTHYQKQCHEQIQLMCSEERVEKATCKRDQRLAMLRTHRIQMQKKKEEAAEHFEENTNLLHRVENEMRLLGQDGCIPKELCKELQCCHLNLEVKDLKAQMEHMLSLVSLQDQRYKETEKALNTLLPVLRKQYLTLKEAGLTTSLTETEFGEVEQLIQRQKSVVWADQTEEKEQSQNHGLELSAIFAFPQLVRRLSTPCCTTSGTPPQEMNKNTQEIEYSVPAQKRTRRKLMDSPVAAQGLAAPGHSGLCHLEDSLTKEVCPIVYTPELCRKPAQSSCTQTVVKKALHLAGLREANADNIDIPVKKQSITDSTCDVIPKCDEADMNSTVIIYEGTGETTEMSTDSSMKESQPCSNSILQRLGISSLKNKNPTSVLEKPSYMAMTSAAERKRKVLSSASNTGLSSLQDPISAKRIRQEGLLSHKALRVPKVAGTKLRSWKQEQDVPRNLLRSFSEGNVALGVKSKTSKNLLFHACKKKNRI from the exons ATGTTTGCTGCTAAGGAGGAAGACGTCTGTAATCATGTGAAAGTGGTGGTCCGTGTCCGTCCAGAgtctcaaaaggaaaaagatggtAACTTTAGCAAGGTCGTTCACGTCGTGGACCAGCATATATTGGTCTTTGacccaaaagaagaagaagtCAGCTTCTTTCACGGGAAGAAACTTACCCATAGGGAtattaataagagaaaaaataaagatttgaaATTTGTATTTGATGCTGTTTTTGATGAAAGTTCGTCCCAGGTGGAAGTTTTTGAACATACGACCAAAAATGTAATCGATGGCTTCTTAAATGGGTATAATTGCACAG TGCTTGCATATGGTGCAACGGGAGCTGGAAAGACTCATACAATGTTAGGTTCCCCTGAAGATCCTGGTGTGATGTATTTAACCATGATGGCACTTTATAATTGCATGGATCaaataaaagaagataaaatatgcAATCTTGCTGTCTCTTATTTAGAG GTCTACAATGAACAGATCCGTGATCTGCTGGTAAACTCGGGACCTCTGGCTGTTCGTGAAGATACCCAGAAAGGGGTGGTAGTTCAAGGTCTTACGTTACATCAG CCTAAATCAGCAGAGGAAATCCTTCAAATGTTGgattatggaaataaaaatagaacgCAGCATCCCACCGATGTAAATGCCTCCTCTTCCCGGTCCCATGCTGTCTTTCAG ATTTACCTAAGGCAACAAGATAAAACAGCTAGTATTAATCAAAATGTTCGCATCGCTAAAATGTCTCTTATTGACCTGGCGGGATCTGAACGTGCCAGTGCTACAAATGCCAAGGGGGCTCGTTTTAGAGAAGGAACAAATATTAACCGCTCCTTGCTAGCTCTCGGAAATGTCATTAATGCCTTGGCAGACCCAAAG AGCAAGAAACAGCACATTCCTTATCGAAACAGCAAGCTTACTCGCTTACTGAAAGATTCTCTTGGAGGAAATTGCCGAACAATAATGATAGCTGCTGTTAGTCCATCTTTTATGTTCTACGATGATACATATAATACTCTTAAGTACGCAAACCGGGCGAAGGATATCAAATCTTCT ctgAAGAGCAATGTTGTTAGTGTGGACAGTCATATAAGCCAGTATGTTAAAATTTGcaatgaacaaaagaaagag atCCTAATGttgaaagagaaactgagagaatacgaagaaaagcaagcaagcattCCCGAAAATAGTAATGCAGCAGTACTTGCCAACAACCAGCAAGTGGAAATAGAAAG ATACAAAGAAATCCTTAGAAATGTGTTTGCAAACCGTGAGGAAATCAGGAAAGAATACCTCAAGTTGGAAAgtcaactgaaagaaaatacactgaagaCACATTACCAGAAACAATGTCATGAACAAATTCAACTGATGTGCTCTGAAGAAAGAGTAGAGAAG gccaCTTGCAAGCGGGACCAAAGGCTTGCAATGCTCAGAACCCACCGTATTCAgatgcagaagaagaaagaagaggcgGCAGAACACTTTgaggaaaatacaaatttgCTGCATCGTGTCGAAAATGAAATGCGCCTACTGGGTCAAGATGGGTGTATTCCAAAG GAACTCTGTAAAGAACTGCAGTGTTGCCATTTGAACCTAGAAGTTAAGGACCTGAAAGCCCAGATGGAGCACATGTTATCTCTGGTGTCCCTTCAAGATCAGCGTTATAAGGAGACAGAAAA AGCACTTAATACTTTACTTCCAGTTCTTCGCAAGCAATACCTGACTttgaaagaagctgggttgacaacTAGTTTAACTGAGACTGAATTTGGGGAGGTTGAACAGTTGattcaaagacaaaaatcagtaGTTTGGGCTGACCAGACTGAAGAGAAGGAACAAAGTCAAAACCATGGACTGGAGTTGTCAGCTATCTTTGCATTCCCTCAACTTGTGAGAAGACTAAGCACCCCATGCT GTACAACCTCTGGTACACCGCCAcaagaaatgaataaaaataccCAAGAAATAGAATACTCGGTGCCAGCACAGAAGAGAACGAGGCGGAAGCTGATGGACTCTCCAGTTGCAGCTCAAGGTCTTGCGGCCCCTGGGCACTCCGGCCTCTGTCACCTGGAGGATTCCCTCACCAAGGAGGTTTGCCCCATCGTGTACACACCAGAACTTTGCAGAAAGCCGGCGCAAAGCAGCTGTACGCAGACTGTGGTGAAGAAAGCTTTGCACCTTGCAGGCCTTCGGGAAGCCAATGCGGATAATATAGATATACCAGTGAAAAAACAGAGTATTACGGACTCTACATGTGACGTTATCCCCAAGTGTGATGAAGCTGATATGAACTCAACAGTAATTATCTACGAAGGGACAGGTGAAACAACTGAAATGTCTACTGACTCATCCATGAAGGAGTCACAGCCATGCAGCAATAGCATTCTGCAAAG attggGTATCTCttccttgaaaaacaaaaatcctactTCAGTACTTGAGAAGCCCTCATATATGGCAATGACTTCTGCtgctgagagaaaaagaaaggtattAAG ttctgcatcAAACACTGGGTTAAGCAGCCTGCAAGACCCTATTTCTGCAAAACGCATTCGACAAGAGGGCTTGTTAAGCCATAAAGCTTTGAGAGTACCCAAAGTGGCAG GAACTAAACTGAGGAGCTGGAAGCAAGAACAGGATGTGCCAAGAAACCTACTTAGAAGCTTTTCCGAAGGAAATGTAGCATTGGGTGTTAAATCGAAGACATcgaaaaatcttttatttcatgcttgtaagaaaaaaaataggatttag